The nucleotide window AAGCGCCCCGCCTATGGTCCCGGGTATCCCCGCCAACCCCTCGAATCCTGTAAGCCCTTTCCTGCAGGAGAACGACAATAACTCGTTCATCCTGAGCCCGGCACCCGCGCGGACAAGACCGTTCTCCAGACATATGTCCCTGAATGACGGGAAAGAAAGGCTGATAATGGCCTTTTCGACATCTTCATCCGGAAAAAGGATGTTACTACCCATTCCAACGACCTTGTACGGTACTGCGTAAACCGTCAAGGCGCGCCTGATCCCG belongs to Candidatus Omnitrophota bacterium and includes:
- a CDS encoding FAD-binding protein codes for the protein MPGHDLESFIKDVCCVEGGGVHLRHELSRNSTIRIGGKAMAWCVPENVDALAGIRRALTVYAVPYKVVGMGSNILFPDEDVEKAIISLSFPSFRDICLENGLVRAGAGLRMNELLSFSCRKGLTGFEGLAGIPGTIGGAL